The following nucleotide sequence is from Bacteroidota bacterium.
AAGGAAGATATAAACGCTTCGTTGCGTCCACTGGCCACCGCAATTACATTCGCCTGCATAAGTTTGGCCATTTGCAAGGCTAAATGACCCACACCGCCTGATGCACCATTAATCAGCACTGTCTGTCCGGGTTTTACGCCGGCTTTGTCGCGTAAGGCCTGCAGAGCGGTGAGAGCAGCCAGGGGATAACCTGCGGCTTCTTCTGGGCTGATTCCATCAGGCTTCAGGGCAAAACACTGTTCATGCCCGAGTGCAAATTCAGCCAATGCCCCTCCATATGTATTGTCCAGATCGCCAAAAACCCAATCGCCCACTTTAAAGCGATGCACGAGACTACCTACCTCAACCACCTTTCCGCAAACATCATAACCTAAAACTACCGGAAAAGGAGATCCAAAAATAAACCGATGCTTTCCCTTCCTTTGTTTAAAGTCCACGGGATTCACTGACGAGGCAAAAACCCTGATCATCAATTGTTTTTCGGAAGGCTTGGGTTTGGGAATATCTGCCAGGTGAAGTACTCCCGGATCTCCCCATTGGTTGAGAACTGCTGCTTGCATGCTTTCTTTGTTTCGTGCCCAAATATAACCAATCACACCAACCGGTTGAAGAATTGTTCGAAAATTAAGTGAACAAGTGCTTTTAGGTTGGCAAGATTGACTGTATTTTAGGCGAATAATCTCTACTGTATGAAATTCATTCTGAAAATCCTTGTTGTGCTATTATTTATGGCAGTTGTTCTGACAGTTGTCGCAGCATTTCTACCAAAAAACCAAAAGCTCGTTGCCATGCAGGAAATTAACCTTCCGCCTTCGATGGTTTACGAACAATTGGTCGATTTCAGAAACTGGACGAGCTGGGCTCCCTGGATTGCGAACGACACGAATATGCAAGTGGATGTAAAGCCTCCTTTCCGGGGTAAACAAGCCCAAATGACCTGGAAGAGTATCCCCTACGGTAAGGGACACCTGAAAATGATTCATGCTGTGCCACCCGAGAGTATTGCTGTGGAGTTTAACCTGGGACAAACATCTCAAACAACCGGACTTTGGTACCTTGAACCCACAAGCCTGGGATGCAATGTAAACTGGTCCATGAATCTGTCCAATTTAGGTTTGTTTGAGCGTATCTTATTTCGGATAAAGAAAAAAGAACTGGAGCATTTTATGCAACAAGGACTGACCCAATTAAACCAACATTGCATTGGACTAAAATACAGTCGCACAGGCGAAATTAGCCTCATTGAAATGCCTGTTGTGCACACCGTAATGGTCAAAGAATCGCTAAAACCAGACCAAACCAATGAACAAATTGGTAATATGGTAGCCACGCTCAACAGCTTTTTAAATAACCGCCAACTACAGGCTGCAGGTCAATGGTTCAGGCTTGTACCACAGGCAGAGCAGGAGGGTAGCAACGAGCTTTTCATAGGCATTCCATTGCACGAAAGAACCTGGGTATGGGCTTCTCTTCAATATTATGCCCTTCCCGCAGGAAAAACCCTTGTACAATCGCATTTTGGCAGACCTTCGAATACCGGTAAAGCACACAGCGAGCTCAAAGAATACATGCGCCAGAATGGCTATTCCCTAAATGGCGATCCCTGGGAAGTGCCACTTTATGCGTCGGACAGCACTATGAGCGATACCTCGCTTTTCGAAACCCTTGTCTATTACCCTGTGAAATAGGTCTTTGGGATTTTTAAAACTAATTGCAACTATTATTCCTCGTTAAATTCTTTCAACACAAAAAAGCCCGGTAAGTTAAATCTAACCGGGCTTTCATAATACTTATAATCGTTTAGCTCAACGATTTGTTGGCGGCTCTTTTGCGCTCATGCTCTTCGAGCAGGATTTTACGCAAACGAATGCTTTTGGGGGTTACTTCTACGTACTCATCGTCCTGAATGTATTCCATGGCTTCTTCGAGCGAAAAAACAACCGGAGGGGCTATACGGACCTTGTCGTCGCTGCCCGAGGCTCGCATGTTGGTCAATTTCTTTGTTTTGGTAACATTCAGCACCAGGTCGCCGGCGCGGGTATTCTCACCTACAATCATACCGGTATACACTTCGTCGCCCGGTTTAATGAAGAAAGTGCCGCGGTCTTGCAGTTTATTAATGGCAAAAGCAATAGAGGTGCCGCTTTCCATGGCCACAAGCGATCCGTTTTGGCGTTCTTTAATATCTCCCTTCAATGGCTGGTATTCTTTAAAACGACTTGAGATAATGGCTTCACCTGCCGAAATGTTCATTACCGGCTGACGGAAACCAATCAGTCCACGGGCGGGTATTTCAAATTCGAGGTGAATGAGGTCGTGCTTAGGTACCATTATCAGAAGTTCACCTTTTCGCTGGTTGACAAATTCGATAATCTTGCCCGAACATTCTTCAGGTGTGTCGATGCTCAGTACTTCTACCGGTTCGCATTTCACCCCATCAAGTTCTTTGATAATTACACGTGGTTTACCCAATTGAAGCTCATACCCCTCGCGGCGCATGGTTTCGATCAGAATAGCAAGGTGTAAAATACCACGGCCATATACGCGGTGCCGGTCGGGCGAATCGGTTGCCTCAACACGCAAGGCGAGGTTCTTTTCAGTTTCCTTCATCAGGCGGTCGTACAAGTGACGCGAAGTAACAAATTTGCCTTCCTTTCCAAAAAAGGGCGAATCGTTAATGGTAAAAAGCATGCTCATGGTAGGCTCATCGATAGGAATAGGAGGTAAACCCTCTGGATTTTCGATGTCGGCCACCGTATCGCTGATCTCGAATCCGTCGATGCCTGAAATAGCGCATAAATCGCCACACAGTACTTCGTTCACTTTAATCTTTCCGAGGCCTTCGAATTCGAAAAGCTCCTTTACCTTCGATTTTACAATGCTGTTGTCGCGCTTTACCAGCGCAACTGCCTGGCCGCTTTTAATGCTGCCACGGCTTATGCGGCCAATGGCAATACGTCCGATAAAATTCGAATACTCCAGTGAGGTTATTTTAAGTTGAAGGGTGCCTTCTTCAATTTTTGGGGGTGGAATTTGCTCGATAATCTGGTCGAGCAGGTATTTTACATCGGTTGCCGGATTCTTCCAGT
It contains:
- a CDS encoding NADP-dependent oxidoreductase, with the protein product MQAAVLNQWGDPGVLHLADIPKPKPSEKQLMIRVFASSVNPVDFKQRKGKHRFIFGSPFPVVLGYDVCGKVVEVGSLVHRFKVGDWVFGDLDNTYGGALAEFALGHEQCFALKPDGISPEEAAGYPLAALTALQALRDKAGVKPGQTVLINGASGGVGHLALQMAKLMQANVIAVASGRNEAFISSFNPDQFIDYQRINLLSLSEKVDVFFDVIGNYSFLKTKRLLKPNGVYVTTLPRPKVFFHKLFQAFNGGKKVKTLLRKHSAADMDQIARWIEEKKLRLHIEKVFSLEQTADAHAYAEKGRTQGKNIIQIGKA
- a CDS encoding SRPBCC family protein: MKFILKILVVLLFMAVVLTVVAAFLPKNQKLVAMQEINLPPSMVYEQLVDFRNWTSWAPWIANDTNMQVDVKPPFRGKQAQMTWKSIPYGKGHLKMIHAVPPESIAVEFNLGQTSQTTGLWYLEPTSLGCNVNWSMNLSNLGLFERILFRIKKKELEHFMQQGLTQLNQHCIGLKYSRTGEISLIEMPVVHTVMVKESLKPDQTNEQIGNMVATLNSFLNNRQLQAAGQWFRLVPQAEQEGSNELFIGIPLHERTWVWASLQYYALPAGKTLVQSHFGRPSNTGKAHSELKEYMRQNGYSLNGDPWEVPLYASDSTMSDTSLFETLVYYPVK
- the typA gene encoding translational GTPase TypA, giving the protein MKPIRNVAIIAHVDHGKTTLVDCILHQCRIFRDNEQKGDLILDSNDLERERGITILAKNVSVNYNDHKINIIDTPGHADFGGEVERVLNMADGVLLLVDAFEGPMPQTRFVLSKAIQMGLKPVVVINKVDKPNCRPDEVQDAVFDLMCHLDANDHQLDFHTIYGSAKNGWMSADWKNPATDVKYLLDQIIEQIPPPKIEEGTLQLKITSLEYSNFIGRIAIGRISRGSIKSGQAVALVKRDNSIVKSKVKELFEFEGLGKIKVNEVLCGDLCAISGIDGFEISDTVADIENPEGLPPIPIDEPTMSMLFTINDSPFFGKEGKFVTSRHLYDRLMKETEKNLALRVEATDSPDRHRVYGRGILHLAILIETMRREGYELQLGKPRVIIKELDGVKCEPVEVLSIDTPEECSGKIIEFVNQRKGELLIMVPKHDLIHLEFEIPARGLIGFRQPVMNISAGEAIISSRFKEYQPLKGDIKERQNGSLVAMESGTSIAFAINKLQDRGTFFIKPGDEVYTGMIVGENTRAGDLVLNVTKTKKLTNMRASGSDDKVRIAPPVVFSLEEAMEYIQDDEYVEVTPKSIRLRKILLEEHERKRAANKSLS